One Streptomyces sp. B21-105 genomic region harbors:
- a CDS encoding alpha/beta hydrolase, with product MARFARWTVWGAAAALLAAGCSSGAADDGTDGRGGTAGTRPTAGSASTTATPPAALPTALTGQKPDWGRCGSTADSSAPGDDWQCATLKAPLDWSKPGGRTIDLALVRAKSRAEGGDRIGSLLFNFGGPGASGVSMLPSYDSTVSSLRDRYDLVSWDPRGVGASEGVRCRGDQDIQAAESLDATPDTPAEEQAFLQDATALGAGCQKAAGTLLAHVSTTDTARDMDLMRQVLGDRKMHYFGMSYGTELGGVYAHLFPRNVGRLTLDAVVDPSADAVGHAQNQARGFQRALEDYLMSTGQNPETGSARIAALLDRLDAHPLPGTDGRKLTQGLAVIGIVLPLYSEASWPRLTSALEAAQAGNGSELLRLADRYNERDSSGRYGTTVHSQRVISCLDDRQRPTAQKTKLLVPGFEKISPVFGDFLAWDTAGWCHDWPVAGQYDTPEVSAAGAAPILLVGTTGDPATPYEGARKMADELGKGVGVLLTWKGEGHIAYGSGSSCVDSAVENYLLKGAVPQDGTVCS from the coding sequence ATGGCGCGATTCGCACGGTGGACGGTGTGGGGAGCCGCCGCCGCGCTGCTGGCTGCGGGCTGCAGCAGCGGTGCGGCGGACGACGGGACGGACGGCAGGGGCGGTACGGCCGGCACCCGGCCCACAGCCGGATCCGCCTCGACCACGGCCACACCCCCGGCGGCCCTGCCCACCGCGCTGACCGGGCAGAAACCCGACTGGGGCCGGTGCGGGAGCACCGCGGACTCCTCCGCGCCGGGCGACGACTGGCAGTGCGCCACGCTGAAAGCGCCGCTGGACTGGTCGAAGCCGGGCGGCCGGACCATCGATCTCGCCCTCGTCCGGGCCAAGTCCCGCGCCGAGGGCGGAGACCGCATCGGTTCGCTCCTGTTCAACTTCGGCGGCCCCGGCGCCTCGGGAGTGTCCATGCTCCCCTCCTACGACTCGACGGTCTCCTCGCTCCGCGACCGCTACGACCTGGTGAGCTGGGACCCTCGCGGGGTGGGCGCGAGTGAGGGTGTCCGCTGCCGCGGCGACCAGGACATCCAGGCCGCCGAATCCCTCGACGCGACCCCGGACACCCCTGCCGAGGAACAGGCGTTCCTCCAGGACGCCACCGCCCTCGGCGCGGGATGCCAAAAGGCCGCGGGCACGCTGCTGGCCCATGTGTCGACCACCGACACCGCCCGCGACATGGACCTGATGCGCCAGGTGCTCGGCGACCGCAAGATGCACTACTTCGGCATGTCGTACGGCACCGAACTGGGTGGCGTGTACGCCCACTTGTTTCCTCGGAACGTCGGCAGGCTCACCCTCGACGCGGTCGTCGACCCGAGCGCCGACGCCGTCGGCCATGCCCAGAACCAGGCACGCGGCTTTCAGCGGGCGCTGGAGGACTACCTCATGTCGACCGGCCAGAACCCCGAGACGGGCAGCGCGAGGATCGCGGCCCTGCTGGACCGGCTGGACGCCCACCCGCTGCCCGGGACGGACGGGCGCAAGCTGACGCAGGGGCTCGCCGTCATCGGCATCGTCCTGCCGTTGTACAGCGAAGCGAGCTGGCCGAGGCTGACCAGTGCGCTGGAGGCCGCGCAGGCGGGGAACGGCTCCGAGTTGCTCAGGCTCGCCGACCGCTACAACGAGCGGGACTCCTCGGGGCGCTACGGCACGACGGTCCATTCCCAACGGGTCATATCGTGCTTGGACGACAGGCAGCGGCCGACCGCGCAAAAGACGAAGCTGCTGGTGCCGGGGTTCGAGAAGATCTCACCCGTGTTCGGGGACTTCCTCGCCTGGGACACGGCCGGCTGGTGCCACGACTGGCCGGTGGCCGGACAGTACGACACCCCGGAGGTGAGCGCGGCGGGCGCGGCGCCGATCCTGCTGGTCGGCACCACCGGGGATCCGGCGACGCCCTACGAGGGCGCGCGGAAGATGGCGGACGAGCTCGGCAAGGGCGTAGGTGTGCTGCTCACCTGGAAGGGCGAGGGGCACATCGCGTACGGGAGCGGGAGCTCGTGCGTCGACTCGGCGGTGGAGAACTACCTGCTGAAGGGAGCGGTCCCGCAGGACGGCACGGTCTGCTCATGA
- a CDS encoding alpha/beta hydrolase yields the protein MPMPSRPRATAVTAIAVLLSSLVAGCAQDARAENLTEQKLNWKDCPAPSRSEGSGSAPSPLPDGDPWQCATMKAPLDWDDPEGDTIDLALVRAEASGAESRRLGSLIFNFGGPGSSGVSALPSFGDEYATLRTRYDLVSFDPRGVGRSAGVRCENDQQLDAYFQQDATPDDAAERTALLDNTKKFNAACEENSKKMLPQVRTTDAARDMDLMRQVLGDERLHYFGISYGTELGGVYAHLFPKKVGRAVFDAVVDPTQTSEQGSLGQARGFQRALDNFAKDCTSKTQDCPVGDTAQDVEARVAGLLKRLDSKPIPGIFPRVLTQSAATNGIAQALYSKDFWEYLTEGLEQAYDGDGQILMLLSDLMNGRSENGEYSNASAANVSINCADDKPRYSAAYVEKKLPEFRAASALFGDFMAWSMVGCTDWAVPGAADHPDVSAPGSAPILVVGNTGDPATPYEGARKMADALGRGVGVELTYKGQGHGAYGSKNPCVRRTVDGYLLNGRTPAAGTVCS from the coding sequence ATGCCGATGCCCTCCCGCCCGCGTGCCACCGCCGTGACCGCCATCGCTGTGCTGCTGTCCTCGCTGGTGGCGGGCTGCGCGCAGGACGCACGGGCCGAAAACCTGACGGAGCAGAAGCTGAACTGGAAGGACTGCCCGGCCCCGTCCCGGTCGGAGGGCAGCGGCAGTGCACCGTCTCCGCTGCCGGACGGCGACCCGTGGCAGTGCGCCACGATGAAGGCCCCCCTCGACTGGGACGACCCCGAGGGCGACACGATCGACCTCGCGCTGGTCCGGGCCGAGGCGAGCGGCGCCGAGAGCCGGCGCCTCGGCTCGCTGATCTTCAACTTCGGCGGCCCCGGCAGCTCGGGGGTCTCTGCCCTGCCCTCGTTCGGCGACGAGTACGCGACCCTGCGCACCCGCTACGACCTGGTCAGCTTCGACCCGCGCGGGGTGGGCCGCAGCGCCGGCGTGCGGTGCGAGAACGACCAGCAGCTCGACGCGTACTTCCAGCAGGACGCCACCCCCGACGACGCCGCGGAGCGCACCGCGCTGCTGGACAACACCAAGAAATTCAACGCTGCCTGCGAGGAGAACTCGAAGAAGATGCTGCCGCAGGTGCGGACCACCGACGCGGCCCGCGACATGGATCTGATGCGCCAGGTGCTCGGCGACGAGCGGCTGCACTACTTCGGCATCTCCTACGGCACCGAACTGGGGGGCGTGTATGCCCATCTGTTCCCGAAGAAGGTGGGGCGAGCCGTGTTCGACGCGGTCGTCGACCCGACCCAGACCTCCGAGCAGGGCTCGCTCGGGCAGGCCAGGGGTTTCCAGCGCGCGCTCGACAACTTCGCGAAGGACTGCACGTCGAAGACGCAGGACTGTCCCGTCGGAGACACCGCGCAGGACGTCGAGGCCCGCGTCGCCGGACTGCTGAAGCGCCTCGACTCCAAGCCGATCCCGGGGATCTTCCCGCGCGTCCTGACCCAGAGCGCCGCGACCAACGGCATCGCGCAGGCTCTGTACTCGAAGGACTTCTGGGAGTACCTCACCGAGGGCCTGGAGCAGGCCTACGACGGCGACGGCCAGATTCTGATGCTGCTGTCCGACCTGATGAACGGCCGGAGCGAGAACGGCGAGTACAGCAACGCCTCGGCCGCCAACGTCTCCATCAACTGCGCCGACGACAAGCCGCGTTACTCGGCCGCCTACGTGGAGAAGAAGCTGCCGGAGTTCCGGGCGGCCTCCGCGCTGTTCGGCGACTTCATGGCCTGGTCCATGGTCGGCTGCACCGACTGGGCCGTGCCCGGGGCCGCCGACCATCCCGACGTGAGCGCGCCCGGGTCCGCGCCGATCCTCGTGGTGGGCAACACCGGCGACCCGGCGACCCCGTACGAAGGGGCGCGGAAGATGGCGGACGCGCTGGGCCGGGGGGTCGGGGTCGAGCTGACGTACAAGGGACAGGGCCACGGTGCGTACGGCAGCAAAAACCCGTGTGTGCGGCGGACGGTGGACGGCTATCTGCTGAACGGAAGGACACCGGCCGCCGGGACCGTCTGTTCCTGA
- the moeZ gene encoding adenylyltransferase/sulfurtransferase MoeZ, producing the protein MSLPPLVEPAPELTVDEVRRYSRHLIIPDVGMDGQKRLKNAKVLCVGAGGLGSPALMYLAAAGVGTLGIVEFDEVDESNLQRQIIHSQADIGRSKAESARDSVLGINPYVDVVLHEERLEAENVMDIFSQYDLIVDGTDNFATRYLVNDACVLLNKPYVWGSIYRFDGQASVFWSEHGPCYRCLYPEPPPPGMVPSCAEGGVLGVLCASIGSIQVNEAIKLLAGIGEPLVGRLMIYDALEMQYRQVKVRKDPDCAVCGENPTVTELIDYEAFCGVVSEEAQQAAAGSTITPKQLKEWIDDGESIEIIDVREPNEYEIVSIPGAKLIPKNEFLMGTALQGLPQDKRIVLHCKTGVRSAEVLAVLKSAGFSDAVHVGGGVIGWVHQIEPSKPVY; encoded by the coding sequence GTGTCGCTGCCACCCCTGGTCGAGCCGGCCCCCGAGCTCACCGTAGACGAGGTCCGCAGGTACTCCCGCCACCTGATCATCCCCGACGTGGGGATGGACGGGCAGAAGCGGCTGAAGAACGCCAAGGTGCTCTGTGTGGGCGCCGGCGGCCTGGGCTCGCCGGCGCTGATGTACCTGGCCGCGGCGGGCGTGGGCACGCTCGGCATCGTGGAGTTCGACGAGGTCGACGAATCGAACCTGCAGCGGCAGATCATCCACAGCCAGGCCGACATCGGCCGCTCCAAGGCCGAGTCCGCCCGTGACTCCGTTCTCGGCATCAACCCTTACGTCGACGTGGTGCTTCACGAAGAGCGGCTCGAGGCCGAGAACGTGATGGACATCTTCAGCCAGTACGACCTGATCGTCGACGGCACTGACAACTTCGCGACCCGTTACCTGGTCAACGACGCGTGCGTGCTGCTGAACAAGCCGTACGTGTGGGGTTCCATCTACCGCTTCGACGGCCAGGCGTCCGTCTTCTGGTCCGAGCACGGTCCCTGCTACCGCTGCCTGTACCCGGAGCCCCCGCCGCCGGGCATGGTCCCCTCCTGCGCCGAGGGCGGCGTGCTGGGCGTGCTGTGCGCGTCCATCGGGTCGATCCAGGTCAACGAGGCGATCAAGCTGCTCGCGGGCATCGGCGAGCCGCTCGTCGGCCGCCTGATGATCTACGACGCCCTGGAGATGCAGTACCGCCAGGTCAAGGTCCGCAAGGACCCCGACTGCGCGGTGTGCGGCGAGAACCCGACCGTCACCGAGCTCATCGACTACGAGGCCTTCTGCGGCGTCGTCTCCGAGGAGGCCCAGCAGGCGGCGGCCGGTTCGACGATCACTCCCAAGCAGCTCAAGGAGTGGATCGACGACGGCGAGAGCATCGAGATCATCGACGTCCGCGAGCCGAACGAGTACGAGATCGTCTCCATCCCGGGCGCCAAGCTCATCCCGAAGAACGAGTTCCTGATGGGCACCGCCCTGCAGGGTCTGCCGCAGGACAAGAGGATCGTCTTGCACTGCAAGACGGGTGTCCGCAGTGCGGAAGTCCTCGCCGTGCTGAAGTCCGCGGGCTTCTCCGACGCCGTGCACGTCGGCGGCGGCGTGATCGGCTGGGTCCACCAGATCGAACCGAGCAAGCCGGTCTACTGA
- a CDS encoding MGMT family protein: MSEQSLPDDARPEYTQALPEYAERVLEVAELIPPGRVMTYGDVAEWLEEGGPRQVGRVMALYGGAVPWWRVVRADGVLLPGHELRALDRYRTEGTPLKAASRAAEGHVPRLDMRRARWDGGERAAGHT; encoded by the coding sequence ATGAGCGAGCAGAGCCTTCCGGACGACGCCCGCCCGGAGTACACGCAAGCGCTGCCGGAGTACGCCGAGCGGGTTCTCGAGGTCGCGGAGCTGATCCCGCCCGGGCGCGTCATGACGTACGGGGACGTCGCCGAGTGGCTGGAGGAGGGCGGTCCGAGGCAGGTCGGCCGGGTGATGGCCCTCTACGGCGGCGCCGTCCCCTGGTGGCGTGTCGTGCGCGCGGACGGGGTGCTGCTCCCGGGGCACGAGCTGCGGGCGCTCGACCGCTACCGCACCGAGGGCACCCCGCTGAAGGCGGCGAGCAGGGCCGCGGAAGGCCATGTCCCGCGCCTCGACATGAGACGGGCGAGGTGGGACGGCGGCGAACGCGCGGCGGGTCACACCTGA
- a CDS encoding ATP-dependent helicase has product MSTSSSTRRLPPHQGRQGSRGAYRLVRTPPARTDPPRLDAAQRSVVDHGPGPLLVLAGPGTGKTTTLVESVAARIARGGDPARILVLTFSRKAAVELRDRMARRMGAARAPQATTFHSYCYALVRAHQDADLFVEPLRLLSGPEQDVAVRELLAGQLDLQRLGLAHVRWPDELRACLTTRGFADEVRAVLARSRELGLDPASLDAFAHRIGRPDWRAAAAFLAEYLDVLDLHGVIDYAELVHRAVLLAHRTEVAERLAASYDAVFVDEYQDTDPAQVRLLHALAGGGRTLVAFGDPDQSIYTFRGADVNGILEFPHAFPRPDGRPAPVDVLRTSRRSGAALLAATRLLTQRMPLTRLPAEKVRAHRDLTAARDGGQVDVYTYPTPGTELDNIADILRRAHLEDGVPWGEMAVLVRAGSRTIPTVRRALTAAGVPLDIDGDDLPLRHEPAVAPLLAALRAVATAEASAAAPAEDARAVAAIEAGTVGDAGSAGDARTVGEAGGAGALGDASGVGGIGQAAGWLDIETALTLLTSPLAGMDAADLRRLGRALREEERAAGNPLPPPSDALLARALAEPERLVAHDPTYARGAQRLGALLATARARLARGGTAEEALWDLWDGTPWPTRLERAARRGGAAGRNADRDLDAVCALFATAARAEERTGGRGALNFLAEIEAEDIAADTLAHRAVRPDAVRLMTAHRAKGLEWSLVVVAGVQEGLWPDLRRRGSLLEADRIGRDGLAEPLTPGALLAEERRLFYVAATRARDRLVVTAVKAPADDGDQPSRFLTELGTEPKDVTGRPRRPLSVAALVAELRATTVDPRVSAPLREAAARRLARLAALADEEGRPLVPAAHPYRWWGMFEPTESKVPLRDREQPVVLSGSALDQLANTCALQWFLGREVKADAPATAAQGFGNVVHVLADEVASGHTPADLDVLMERLDSVWNALAFDAPWKSAQEKAHARVALERFLQWHVTDRAGRTPVASEHDFDVTLAAGDYEVRIRGQMDRVEADGDGRAYVVDFKTGKQTPTAREVERHPQLAVYQLAVREGAVDDAFDGVRPEPGGAELVQLRQGAARRDGGDTLPKVQAQEPLDGAWVGELLATAAGKVLDERFTPTAGQQCTHCAFRASCSARPEGRHVVE; this is encoded by the coding sequence GTGAGCACCTCTTCCTCCACCAGGCGCCTGCCGCCCCACCAGGGGCGACAGGGGAGCCGTGGCGCTTACCGACTGGTGCGTACCCCGCCCGCCCGGACGGATCCCCCTCGTCTGGACGCCGCACAGCGCTCGGTGGTTGATCACGGCCCCGGCCCCCTGCTCGTCCTCGCCGGCCCAGGCACGGGGAAGACCACCACGCTCGTCGAGTCCGTGGCGGCCCGCATCGCCCGCGGCGGCGACCCCGCGCGCATCCTCGTCCTCACGTTCAGCCGCAAGGCGGCAGTCGAACTGCGCGACCGGATGGCGCGGCGCATGGGCGCGGCCCGCGCACCCCAGGCGACCACCTTCCACTCGTACTGCTACGCCCTGGTCCGCGCCCACCAGGACGCCGACCTGTTCGTCGAGCCGCTGCGGCTGCTGTCCGGTCCCGAACAGGACGTGGCCGTCCGCGAACTGCTCGCCGGCCAGCTCGACCTGCAACGACTCGGCCTCGCCCACGTGCGCTGGCCGGACGAACTGCGCGCCTGCCTCACCACCCGCGGCTTCGCCGACGAGGTCCGCGCGGTGCTGGCCCGCAGCCGCGAACTGGGCCTGGACCCCGCGTCCCTGGACGCCTTCGCCCACCGCATCGGCCGCCCCGACTGGCGCGCCGCGGCCGCCTTCCTCGCCGAATACCTCGACGTGCTCGACCTGCACGGGGTGATCGACTACGCCGAACTCGTCCACCGTGCGGTGCTCCTCGCCCACCGCACCGAGGTCGCCGAGCGGCTGGCCGCGAGTTACGACGCCGTGTTCGTCGACGAGTACCAGGACACCGACCCGGCTCAGGTCCGGCTGCTGCACGCCCTGGCCGGCGGCGGCCGTACCCTGGTCGCCTTCGGCGACCCCGACCAGTCGATCTACACCTTCCGGGGCGCCGACGTGAACGGCATCCTGGAGTTCCCGCACGCCTTCCCCCGCCCCGACGGCCGTCCCGCCCCCGTCGACGTGCTGCGCACCTCCCGGCGCTCCGGCGCGGCTCTCCTGGCCGCCACCCGGCTGCTGACGCAACGGATGCCCCTGACCCGACTGCCGGCGGAGAAGGTCCGCGCGCACCGCGACCTGACCGCTGCACGCGACGGCGGCCAGGTCGACGTATACACGTATCCCACGCCCGGCACCGAACTGGACAACATCGCCGACATCCTGCGCCGCGCCCACCTGGAGGACGGCGTGCCCTGGGGGGAGATGGCCGTCCTGGTGCGCGCCGGCTCGCGCACCATCCCGACGGTCCGCCGCGCCCTCACCGCCGCCGGCGTCCCCCTCGACATCGACGGCGACGATCTCCCCCTGCGCCACGAACCCGCGGTGGCGCCCCTCCTGGCGGCCCTGCGGGCGGTGGCCACGGCGGAGGCCTCCGCGGCGGCGCCGGCCGAAGACGCACGCGCCGTCGCGGCGATCGAGGCCGGAACGGTGGGCGATGCGGGGTCGGCGGGCGACGCACGGACGGTGGGCGAGGCCGGTGGGGCCGGGGCACTGGGCGATGCCAGCGGGGTCGGCGGGATCGGGCAGGCAGCCGGCTGGCTCGACATCGAAACCGCCCTCACCCTGCTCACCTCACCCCTCGCCGGCATGGACGCCGCCGATCTGCGCCGCCTCGGCCGGGCCCTGCGCGAGGAGGAGCGGGCCGCGGGCAACCCCCTGCCGCCGCCCTCCGACGCACTGCTCGCGCGCGCCCTGGCCGAGCCGGAGCGCCTCGTCGCCCATGACCCGACGTACGCGCGCGGCGCCCAGCGCCTCGGCGCGCTGCTGGCGACGGCCCGCGCGCGTCTCGCGCGCGGCGGCACGGCCGAGGAAGCGCTGTGGGACCTCTGGGACGGCACGCCCTGGCCCACGCGCCTGGAGCGGGCCGCCCGGCGCGGCGGCGCGGCCGGCCGCAACGCCGACCGCGACCTGGACGCGGTGTGCGCGCTGTTCGCCACCGCCGCGCGCGCGGAGGAACGCACCGGCGGACGGGGCGCCCTGAACTTCCTGGCAGAGATCGAGGCCGAGGACATCGCCGCCGACACCCTCGCCCACCGTGCCGTGCGCCCCGACGCCGTACGCCTGATGACGGCCCACCGCGCCAAGGGCCTGGAATGGAGTCTGGTCGTCGTGGCCGGCGTCCAGGAAGGCCTGTGGCCGGACCTGCGTCGCCGCGGCTCCCTCCTGGAGGCCGACCGCATCGGGCGCGACGGACTCGCCGAGCCGCTCACCCCGGGCGCGCTGCTCGCCGAGGAACGCCGCCTCTTCTACGTCGCCGCCACGCGCGCGCGGGACCGCCTCGTCGTCACCGCCGTCAAAGCGCCCGCCGACGACGGCGACCAGCCCTCCCGTTTCCTCACCGAACTCGGCACCGAACCCAAGGACGTCACGGGCCGCCCCCGCCGCCCCCTGTCGGTCGCCGCGCTGGTCGCCGAACTGCGCGCCACCACGGTCGACCCGCGCGTCTCCGCGCCTCTCAGGGAGGCGGCCGCCCGCCGTCTCGCCAGGCTTGCCGCGCTCGCCGACGAGGAGGGCCGGCCCCTGGTGCCCGCCGCCCATCCGTACCGCTGGTGGGGCATGTTCGAGCCGACCGAGAGCAAGGTGCCACTGCGCGACCGTGAGCAGCCCGTCGTGCTCTCCGGCAGCGCCCTGGACCAGCTCGCCAACACCTGCGCCCTGCAGTGGTTCCTGGGCCGCGAAGTGAAGGCCGACGCCCCCGCCACGGCCGCCCAGGGCTTCGGCAACGTGGTGCACGTCCTCGCCGACGAGGTCGCCTCCGGGCACACCCCGGCCGACCTCGACGTCCTCATGGAGCGCCTCGACTCGGTGTGGAACGCCCTCGCCTTCGACGCCCCGTGGAAGTCCGCCCAGGAGAAGGCGCACGCCCGCGTGGCGCTCGAACGCTTCCTCCAATGGCATGTGACGGACCGCGCGGGCCGCACACCGGTCGCCAGCGAGCACGACTTCGACGTCACGCTGGCGGCGGGCGACTACGAGGTGCGCATCCGCGGCCAGATGGACCGCGTCGAGGCGGACGGCGACGGCCGCGCCTACGTCGTCGACTTCAAGACGGGCAAGCAGACGCCCACCGCGCGCGAGGTCGAACGCCACCCCCAGCTCGCCGTCTACCAGCTCGCGGTCCGCGAGGGAGCCGTCGACGACGCCTTCGACGGGGTGCGCCCCGAACCGGGCGGCGCCGAACTCGTCCAACTGCGCCAGGGCGCCGCGCGGCGGGACGGCGGCGACACGCTGCCCAAGGTGCAGGCGCAGGAGCCGCTCGACGGCGCATGGGTCGGCGAACTCCTCGCCACGGCCGCCGGCAAGGTCCTCGACGAGCGGTTCACCCCCACCGCCGGCCAGCAGTGCACCCACTGCGCGTTCCGCGCCTCGTGCAGCGCCAGGCCCGAAGGGCGCCACGTCGTCGAGTGA
- a CDS encoding lysylphosphatidylglycerol synthase transmembrane domain-containing protein, which translates to MQQNGVHAEDAQGASDAAARPDIPDERREEVHIDEVEGDEPLLPARVHRPSDLMRLMVGVLAVIVLLGIAAFAHGTTSGLEQDINKGTGQAPDLLIKIAGLASSIAILLVPVAFAIERLIKRDGLRIADGVLAAVLAHGVTLATDLWVAKAAPGSIQEALTQPSPGDVHALTDPVHGYLAPVIAYMTAVGMSRRPRWRSVLWIVLLLDAFSMLVTGYTTPFSIILTVLIGWTVAYGTLYAVGSPNVRPTGRTLMAGLRHVGFRPVSAAREETPDAAEGDRGRRYFVTLEDGPPLDVTVVDREQQAQGFFYRAWRNLALRGFATRSSLQSLRQALEQEALLAYAAIAAGANAPKLIATSELGPDAVILVYEHTGGRTLDSLADEEITDDLLRNTWHQVRALQSRRIAHRRLAGDAILVDRSGTMILTDLRGGEIAAGDLLLRMDVAQLVTTLGLRVGAERAVASAVGVLGPDAVADCLPMLQPIALSRSTRATLRRLARERAQREREAVLEASQQAKQARAEAAEADTEAAVVEKPGKKAVRAEARAEKRAIDEALEGAREEDLLTQIRHEVLLIRPQAPVEPARLERVRPRTLMSFIAGAIGAYFLLTQLTHIEFGPLISHAEWGWVAAAVLFSALSYVAAAMSLLGFVPERVPFPRTVAAQVAGSFVKIVAPAAVGGVALNTRFLQRAGVRPGLAVASVGASQLFGLGCHILMLLSFGYLTGTEKTPSLSPSRTVIAGLLTVAVLVLVVTSVPFLRKFVATRVRSLFAGVVPRMLDILQRPQKLVTGIGGMLLLTTCFVMCLDASIRAFGDESTSLSIASVAVVFLAGNALGSAAPTPGGVGAVEATLTVGLIAVGLPKEVAAPAVLLFRLLTLWLPVLPGWLAFNHLTRKGAL; encoded by the coding sequence ATGCAGCAGAACGGCGTGCACGCAGAGGACGCACAGGGCGCCTCTGACGCCGCGGCGCGCCCGGACATCCCCGACGAGCGACGGGAGGAGGTGCACATCGACGAGGTCGAGGGGGACGAACCCCTGCTCCCCGCGCGCGTGCACCGTCCTTCCGACCTGATGCGGCTGATGGTCGGCGTGCTCGCCGTCATCGTGCTCCTGGGCATCGCCGCCTTCGCCCACGGAACCACCTCAGGCCTCGAACAGGACATCAACAAGGGCACCGGACAGGCGCCCGACCTGCTCATCAAAATCGCCGGCCTGGCGTCCAGCATCGCGATCCTGCTGGTCCCGGTCGCGTTCGCGATCGAGCGTCTGATCAAGCGGGACGGGTTGCGCATCGCCGACGGCGTACTCGCGGCGGTCCTCGCGCACGGTGTGACGCTCGCCACCGACCTGTGGGTCGCCAAGGCCGCTCCGGGCTCCATCCAGGAGGCGCTGACCCAGCCCTCCCCCGGCGACGTCCACGCCCTGACCGACCCGGTGCACGGCTATCTCGCGCCCGTCATCGCGTACATGACGGCCGTCGGCATGTCGCGTCGCCCGCGCTGGCGCTCGGTGCTGTGGATCGTGCTGCTCCTCGACGCCTTCTCGATGCTCGTCACCGGCTACACGACGCCGTTCTCCATCATCCTCACGGTGCTGATCGGCTGGACGGTCGCGTACGGCACCCTGTACGCGGTGGGCTCGCCGAACGTGCGGCCCACCGGGCGGACGCTCATGGCAGGTCTGCGGCACGTCGGGTTCCGCCCGGTGAGCGCCGCCCGTGAGGAGACGCCGGACGCGGCGGAGGGCGACCGGGGCAGACGGTACTTCGTCACCCTGGAGGACGGACCGCCGCTGGACGTGACCGTCGTCGACCGGGAGCAGCAGGCCCAGGGCTTCTTCTACCGCGCGTGGCGCAACCTGGCCCTGCGCGGCTTCGCCACCCGCAGCAGCCTGCAGTCGCTGCGCCAGGCGCTGGAGCAGGAGGCGCTGCTCGCCTACGCGGCCATCGCTGCCGGCGCCAACGCGCCGAAGCTGATCGCGACCTCCGAGCTGGGGCCCGACGCGGTGATCCTCGTCTACGAGCACACCGGCGGCCGCACCCTCGACTCGCTGGCGGACGAGGAGATCACCGACGACCTGCTGCGCAACACCTGGCACCAGGTGCGGGCGCTGCAGTCACGGCGCATCGCGCACCGCCGGCTCGCCGGTGACGCAATTCTGGTGGATCGTTCCGGCACGATGATCCTGACCGATCTGCGCGGCGGTGAGATCGCGGCCGGCGACCTGCTGCTGCGCATGGACGTCGCCCAGCTGGTGACGACACTGGGCCTGCGGGTGGGCGCGGAACGCGCGGTGGCCTCCGCGGTGGGCGTGCTCGGCCCGGACGCGGTCGCGGACTGCCTGCCGATGCTCCAGCCCATCGCCTTGTCCCGCTCCACGCGCGCGACGCTGCGCCGGCTGGCACGCGAGCGCGCGCAACGGGAGCGGGAAGCCGTTCTCGAAGCCTCCCAGCAGGCCAAGCAGGCCCGCGCGGAGGCGGCCGAGGCCGACACCGAGGCCGCCGTCGTGGAGAAGCCCGGCAAGAAGGCCGTGCGCGCGGAGGCCCGCGCCGAGAAACGGGCCATCGACGAGGCACTCGAGGGGGCGCGCGAGGAGGACCTGCTGACGCAGATCCGCCATGAGGTGCTGCTGATCCGTCCCCAGGCGCCGGTCGAGCCCGCCCGGCTCGAACGGGTGCGGCCGCGCACCCTCATGAGCTTCATCGCCGGCGCCATCGGCGCGTACTTCCTGCTGACCCAGCTCACCCACATCGAGTTCGGCCCGCTGATCTCCCACGCCGAATGGGGCTGGGTCGCCGCGGCCGTGCTGTTCTCGGCGCTGAGTTATGTCGCCGCCGCGATGAGCCTGCTGGGGTTCGTGCCGGAGCGGGTGCCTTTCCCGCGGACCGTGGCCGCGCAGGTCGCCGGGTCCTTCGTGAAGATCGTGGCGCCGGCCGCGGTCGGCGGCGTCGCCCTCAACACGCGCTTCCTGCAGCGCGCGGGGGTGCGACCGGGACTCGCGGTGGCCAGCGTCGGCGCCTCGCAGCTCTTCGGACTCGGCTGCCACATCCTGATGCTGCTGTCGTTCGGCTATCTGACCGGCACCGAGAAGACGCCGTCGCTGTCGCCGTCCCGCACGGTCATCGCGGGTCTGCTCACGGTGGCGGTGCTCGTGCTCGTGGTGACCTCGGTGCCCTTCCTGCGCAAGTTCGTCGCCACGCGCGTGCGGTCGCTGTTCGCGGGCGTCGTGCCGCGCATGCTGGACATACTGCAGCGGCCGCAGAAGCTGGTCACCGGCATCGGCGGCATGCTGCTGCTCACCACCTGCTTCGTGATGTGCCTGGACGCGTCGATCCGCGCGTTCGGCGACGAGTCGACCTCGCTCAGCATCGCGAGCGTCGCCGTCGTGTTCCTGGCGGGCAACGCGCTCGGCTCCGCCGCGCCGACACCGGGCGGAGTCGGCGCGGTCGAGGCGACCCTGACGGTCGGTCTGATCGCGGTGGGTCTGCCCAAGGAGGTCGCCGCGCCCGCGGTCCTGCTCTTCCGGCTGCTGACGCTGTGGCTGCCGGTGCTGCCGGGCTGGCTGGCCTTCAACCACCTGACCCGCAAGGGCGCCCTCTAG